In Aminiphilus circumscriptus DSM 16581, the sequence GTTCAACGGTTTATGGCACACGGACTCCGGCATTTTGCGAGTTGTCGGGAGATGGACGAATCGCTGCGGGATGTGGGGGAGAAGTTCCGGCATATCGTGGAAACGAATCGGGAGGTGTTAGGATGGACGCGAATCAGTACATCGATGAAATCATCCAGGACGTATTGACCAAGTATCCCTGGCAGAAGGAGTTCAACCAGGCTGCGCTGGAAGTTCTGGAGTCGATGCGGCTCGTCATCGAGCGATATCCGAAATATGCGGAGCACCGTATCCTCGAGCGGCTCATCGTTCCTGACAGGGTCGTCGTTTTCCGGGTTCCCTGGCAGGACGATCACGGAGGATACCAGGTCAACCGTGGGTTCCGCGTCCAGTTCTCCAACGCTCTCGGCCCCTACAAGGGCGGCCTCCGACTTCATCCCACCGTTAACCTCAGCGTTCTCAAGTTTCTCGGCTTCGAGCAGATCTTCAAGAACAGCCTCACCGGTCTCGCCCTCGGCGGCGCCAAGGGCGGCAGCGACTTCGATCCCAAGGGAAAATCCGATGACGAGGTCATGCGCTTCTGCCAGGCCTTCATGAACGAGCTGTTCCACTACATCGGCCCCGACACGGATGTGCCCGCCGGAGACATCGGCGTGGGGGTTCGGGAGATCGGCTATCTTCTCGGACAATACAAGATGCTTACCCGCATCTACGCGGGGGGCGTTCTCACGGGCAAAAGCATTCATTGGGGCGGCAGCCTCATCCGGACGGAGGCCACGGGCTACGGTCTCGTCTACTTCGTGGATGAAATGCTCCGCATCCGGGACGACGAAATCCGGGAAAAACAGGTTCTCGTCTCCGGATCGGGCAATGTCGCCCAGTACGCCATCGACAAGGTGAACCATTTCGGAGGCATTCCCATCAGTTGTTCCGATTCGAGCGGCACGGTCATCGACCTCGACGGTATCCGGGGAGAAAAGTTCGACTTCCTGCTGGACCTCAAGAACGTCCGGAGAGGGCGCATCGCCGAGTACGCCGAACGTTTTCGCACAGCGACGTTTTATCCAGGCAAGCGCCCCTGGGGGCTCGCGCCCGCGAAGATCGCTCTTCCCTGTGCCACGCAGAACGAACTGGACCTGGACGATGCGACGGCTCTCGTGGAGAACGGTTGCATGTGCGTGGCCGAAGGGGCGAACATGCCCACCACCCCGGAGGCGGTGGCCTATCTTCAGGGACACGGTGTTCTCTTCGGTCCCGGCAAGGCATCCAACGCGGGTGGCGTGGCCACTTCGGGGCTGGAAATGTCCCAGAACAGCCTGCGCCTCAGTTGGACCCGCGAGGAAGTGGACGAGAAGCTCCGGGGTATCATGCGCTCCATCCACAAGCGGTGCCGCGATGCGGCGGAGGAGTTCGGCACGCCGGACAACTACGTCAACGGAGCCAACATCGCGGGTTTTCTTCGCGTTGCCAAGGCTATGGACGATCAGGGATTGGTGTAGGCGAACCGGTTTTCCTGTTGTTGCGGTTACGGAAGAAACGAGCAAGGGCCTCCCGAAATTCGGGAGGCCCTTTTGCGGTTCTGTCGCGTGTTTTGTCTTATGCCGTGGTGTCCACATGTCGTCCGGAAGGTGCGTCCCCGTCGCTTTCGTCGGAGGCGTACACGTTTTGCCATGCCGGATTCCAGGCAGTTGGGCCGACCTGTTTTTTCTTTTTTCGGAATGTTTCCTGGAGAGCGTCTTCTTCGTCCCGAAAATCCTCCCTGCCCTCGTCTCGGGAAAAGTGTTCACGGAACACGTCATCCCAGGGACGGTTTTTCCGGGGGTCCTTCTTCTGTCCCTTCGGGTTCACTCGCCTCGGATTGACGGGGTCCACAGGAGCGATTGCAGTAACGCCGTCGATGCGCCGTTCCATGCCTCGCACCTCCTTTTCGAGGGATTGCAAAGAGGCAACACCTCTTCCCAGAGAATGTATCGGTTCTTGCCCGAATGGACCGAAGCTGTTTACAAAAATGAGTCTCAAGGCCCATGCAAACATGGATGAAATATGATAGGGTCTTCCGCTAGAAAGATAAAGGATATTGTGCCAGGATCAGCACCCTTTAATCGGGTTCCGTGAGGCCCGGAAGGAGGAAAACGCAATGCGGAGAGGGAATTGTACTCGGAAAACGGTTGCCGTGATGGCGAAGGCATGCTTTTCCGAAGGCATCTTACCGGAAGAAAAATCCGGACATATGGTGGGATCGGTAACGGTCGTGTTCTCTTCCGAAGAGGACACGACCGTTTTTTATGCATGAGGAGGGATATCCCATGACATGGCAGGAAAAGGCCCGGGTACAGACCGCCCAGGAGATGGACCGCTCTCTCCGGCGCATGGCCCACGAGATCGTGGAACGGAACAAAGGGCTCGACGGGGTGGTGCTCGTGGGCATTCAACGCAGGGGGGTTCCCCTGGCGGAGCGGATCGCAAAGCTGCTGGAGAAGTTCGAGGGCGTGCTTCCTCCTCAGGGAAAACTGGACATTACCCTTTACCGGGACGATCTCTCCCTGCGGTATCCCCAGCCCCTTCTCCGGGGGACGGACGTTCCTTTCGACCTCTCGGGACGTAAAGTGGTCCTCGTGGACGACGTGCTCTACACGGGCCGCACCGTCCGGGCCGCGCTGGATGCCCTGATGGACCTTGGACGCCCCGCGTCGGTGCAGCTTGCGGTGCTCGTGGACCGGGGACACCGGGAACTGCCTATCCATGCGGACTACGTGGGCAAGAACCTGCCCACCTCCCAGGCGGAAGTGGTGGAAGTACGGGTCGCCGAAATCGACGGTGCCGACGAAATCTGGATCTGTGAAAAGGTGGAGGAACAGGCATGAGCTGGATGCATCGGCATCTTCTCGACGTGGATGCCCTTTCGAGACCGGAAATGGAACTGTTGCTGGATCAGGCGGTGCACATGGAGGATCTCCTCGACCGCCCCATCAAGAAGGTGCCCGCTCTGCGGGGGAAGCTGGTGGTGAACCTCTTTTTCGAACCCTCCACGCGCACCCGGGTCTCCTTCGAACTGGCGGAAAAATTCCTCGGCGCCGACGTGGTGAACTGGGCCGCTTCGGGGTCGAGCACGAGCAAGGGAGAGACGCTTCGAGATACCGCGTGGACACTGGAGGCCATGGGAGCCGACGCGGTGGTGGTCCGTCACGGTATGCCCGGCGTTCCCTGGTATCTCAGGGAGAAGCTGCGAAAGGCCTCGGTCTTCAACGCCGGTGACGGCGCTCACGCACATCCCACTCAGGCCCTGCTCGACGTCTACACGGTGTGGAAGCACTGCAACCGCTCCCTGGACGGGCTTCGCGTCGCCATCGTGGGGGATGTGCTCCACAGCCGGGTGGTGCGGAGCGATGTGCAGGCCTTCCGCCTTCTCGGCGCGGAGGTGGTCCTCTCCGGGCCGAGAACGCTCATGCCCCTCGAGACGGACGCCCTCGGAGCCGTCTACGAACCCGACCCCGCCAAGGCCGTTGAGGGCGCGGATGCGGTGTACCTTCTGCGCATCCAGAAGGAGCGGGCACTGGAGGGACTCTATCCCACGGACGACGAATACCATCGCCGCTGGGGCGCCGACGAGGAACTGATGGCCCGGGCGAAGAAGGGCGCCTTCGTGATGCACCCCGGCCCCATCAACCGCGGCGTGGAGATTGCCTCCGCCGTCGCGGACGGGCCGAACAGCCTCATCCTGGACCAGGTGCGCAGCGGTGTGGCGGTGCGCATGGCCCTGCTCTATCTCTGCATGGGAGGAATGGAAGCATGAGCACGGAACGCATGGAACACTACTGCGGCGGAGAAGTGCCGCTGCTGCTCAAAGGTGGACGCATTTTCGACGGGGAACGGTTTCTCGACGGCGTTACGGACGTCCTTCTCGAGGATGGACGCGTGCGTGCCCTGGGAAAGGACCTGCCCTCCCCGGAAGGGGCGAAGGAACTTCACCTCTCCGGACTTCTGATCTGCCCCGGTTTCATCGACCTGCACGGACACTTCCGAGATCCCGGGCAGACCTGGTGCGAGGATCTCGTCTCCGGATCCCTCGCCGCGGCGGCGGGTGGCTATGCCGTTGCGGTGGCCATGCCCAATACCCTGCCTCCCCTCGACAACGATGCGCTCGTGCGGGACGTGATGGAGCGGGGGCGACGGGCCGGAGGCGCCCGTATTCTTCCCGCTGGGTGCGTGAGCAAGGAGCGTAAGGGAGAAGAGATGGCGGAACTCGCCGCCATGGCCGACGCGGGGGCGGTGTTCTTCACCGACGACGGTGCTCCCGTGCTGCGGGCGCGGCTGCTCCGGAACGCCCTGCTCTATACGAAGGATCTGGGCGTGCGGGTCCTGGAACACCCCGAGGAAAAGGATCTCACGAAGAGCGCCCAGGTGACGGAAGGGCGCTGTTCCGCCCTGAGCGGCATGCGTGGGTTTCCGATCTCCGCGGAAGTCCTTGGCGTCCTGCGCGCCCTTGTTCTTGCCAGGGAGACGAACTGTGCGGTGCACCTCACTCATGTGAGCACCGCCGCGGCGCTGGAGGCAATCCGTGCCGCCAAGGCGGACGGAGTGGATGTGACCTGCGACGTGACGCCTCATCACCTGGTCCTCTCCGAGGAGGATGTGCTTCGGAGCAATCTCAACGCCGCCTTCAAAGTGAACCCGCCGCTGCGGAGTGCCGCCGACCGGGATGCGCTTTGGCGGGGCATCGCCGACGGAACCGTGGATGCCATTGCCACGGATCATGCTCCCTGGCACGAGGATGAAAAGGATCTTCCCTTCCAGGAGGCCAATTTCGGCATCGCTTCTTACGAATGCGCCGTTGGTGCGGTGCTGGACTATCGGCGGAACGCCGAGCCGGAGGTTCCTCTCGAGCGGCTGCTTGCGCTCTGGACCTCCCGCCCCGGCGCACTGATTCCCCAGAGCGCGGCGTTTCCGGGGCGACTTGCGGAGGGGCTTCCCGCCCATGTGACGGTGGTGGATCCCGAGAGTGCTTTCCGGGTGGACCCCACGCTCTGGAGGAGCAAGGCCCGCATCACGCCCTACAAAGGAAGACATTTCACGGGGCGCCCCGTGCTCACCGTCGTGGCGGGAAGCATCGTCTTCTCCGCTCTTGAGGGAGGCGCGGTGCGTGTGTAGCGGCACGGTGGAGGAGCGCTCGGCCAGGCTGGTGGCGCGCACCTTTCTGGGGGGCGGAGCGGCCCGGGAACGCGGGCCGCTCCTTCTGGAACTGGACGCTCCGGAGATCGCCGCGAAGTCCCTGCCTGGGCAGTTTCTGCTCGTCACCTGCGGTGAGGGAAGCGACCCTTTTCTCCTGCGGCCTCTCGCCGTGGCGGGCGTCCAGGGTGAGGTTCTCTCCCTGCTCGTCCAGGTCCGAGGGGAGGGAACGCGGCGCCTCGCCGCTCTTGCGCCGGGGAGTGTACTGCGGCTTCGGGGCCCGTTGGGTACTCCCTTCACCACGCCGAAGGAAGCGGAGCGGCTTTTGTGCATCGCCGGGGGTGTGGGTGCGGCACCGCTTCTTTTTCTGGCGGAACGGTGGGGCGGTTCCGTGCTCCTTGGGGTTCCCGACGCGTCCTGGGAGGGACTTGTCCGTCACTGTGTCTCGAGAATCGGTTCCTCGAAGGTGACGGTTCTCTCTGATGACGGCAGCCTCGGCGAAAAAGGAAATCCCTGCTCGTTCCTCGCCTCCGAAAAAGGCTCCGCGTTGCTCGCGTTTCCGAACACGCGGATCTGTGCCTGTGGCCCTACAGGAATGCTTGCTGCCCTTGCGGAGGCGCTTCCTCCCTCCCTGCCCTACGAAGCGAGCCTCGAAACCCGCATGGGGTGCGGTTACGGCGGTTGTCTCGGCTGTGTCGTTCCGACGGAACGGGGGCGTCTCCGGGCCTGCGTGGAGGGGCCTGTCTTTGCCGGAAGAGAGGTGCGCTGGCATGAGCTGGGATGACGTCTGTGGAAAAAGCGAACCCGGGGTGCGCCTTTCCGTGTGTTTGGGAGGCGTGACCTTGGCCTCGCCGGTTCTTTTGGCCTCGGGAGTCTGGCCCATGGACCCCTCCCTCTGGCCGGTTCAGACCCTTCGTGGCGTCGGGGGCATCTGCTCCAAGGGACTGACCCTGGAAGCCCGGGAGGGGAATTCCGGCATCCGCATTTGGGAGACTCCCTGCGGCGTTCTGAACAGTATCGGTCTTCAGAACCGGGGTGTACGTGTCTTCGTGGAGGAAGAGTTGCCCCGCATGGCTGCGACGGGGATTCCCGTGATCGCCAACGTGGCGCCTGCGGGAAG encodes:
- the gdhA gene encoding NADP-specific glutamate dehydrogenase, whose translation is MDANQYIDEIIQDVLTKYPWQKEFNQAALEVLESMRLVIERYPKYAEHRILERLIVPDRVVVFRVPWQDDHGGYQVNRGFRVQFSNALGPYKGGLRLHPTVNLSVLKFLGFEQIFKNSLTGLALGGAKGGSDFDPKGKSDDEVMRFCQAFMNELFHYIGPDTDVPAGDIGVGVREIGYLLGQYKMLTRIYAGGVLTGKSIHWGGSLIRTEATGYGLVYFVDEMLRIRDDEIREKQVLVSGSGNVAQYAIDKVNHFGGIPISCSDSSGTVIDLDGIRGEKFDFLLDLKNVRRGRIAEYAERFRTATFYPGKRPWGLAPAKIALPCATQNELDLDDATALVENGCMCVAEGANMPTTPEAVAYLQGHGVLFGPGKASNAGGVATSGLEMSQNSLRLSWTREEVDEKLRGIMRSIHKRCRDAAEEFGTPDNYVNGANIAGFLRVAKAMDDQGLV
- the pyrR gene encoding bifunctional pyr operon transcriptional regulator/uracil phosphoribosyltransferase PyrR, whose product is MTWQEKARVQTAQEMDRSLRRMAHEIVERNKGLDGVVLVGIQRRGVPLAERIAKLLEKFEGVLPPQGKLDITLYRDDLSLRYPQPLLRGTDVPFDLSGRKVVLVDDVLYTGRTVRAALDALMDLGRPASVQLAVLVDRGHRELPIHADYVGKNLPTSQAEVVEVRVAEIDGADEIWICEKVEEQA
- a CDS encoding aspartate carbamoyltransferase catalytic subunit, which gives rise to MSWMHRHLLDVDALSRPEMELLLDQAVHMEDLLDRPIKKVPALRGKLVVNLFFEPSTRTRVSFELAEKFLGADVVNWAASGSSTSKGETLRDTAWTLEAMGADAVVVRHGMPGVPWYLREKLRKASVFNAGDGAHAHPTQALLDVYTVWKHCNRSLDGLRVAIVGDVLHSRVVRSDVQAFRLLGAEVVLSGPRTLMPLETDALGAVYEPDPAKAVEGADAVYLLRIQKERALEGLYPTDDEYHRRWGADEELMARAKKGAFVMHPGPINRGVEIASAVADGPNSLILDQVRSGVAVRMALLYLCMGGMEA
- a CDS encoding dihydroorotase encodes the protein MSTERMEHYCGGEVPLLLKGGRIFDGERFLDGVTDVLLEDGRVRALGKDLPSPEGAKELHLSGLLICPGFIDLHGHFRDPGQTWCEDLVSGSLAAAAGGYAVAVAMPNTLPPLDNDALVRDVMERGRRAGGARILPAGCVSKERKGEEMAELAAMADAGAVFFTDDGAPVLRARLLRNALLYTKDLGVRVLEHPEEKDLTKSAQVTEGRCSALSGMRGFPISAEVLGVLRALVLARETNCAVHLTHVSTAAALEAIRAAKADGVDVTCDVTPHHLVLSEEDVLRSNLNAAFKVNPPLRSAADRDALWRGIADGTVDAIATDHAPWHEDEKDLPFQEANFGIASYECAVGAVLDYRRNAEPEVPLERLLALWTSRPGALIPQSAAFPGRLAEGLPAHVTVVDPESAFRVDPTLWRSKARITPYKGRHFTGRPVLTVVAGSIVFSALEGGAVRV